Within the Candidatus Dormiibacterota bacterium genome, the region GGCGTATGCTTGCGGCCCAGCGTGCGAATCTCGCCCGGAACGAACGACTGCACCCCAATCGAGAGGCGCGTGACGCCGGCGGCGACGTAAGCGTCGAAATCGCCCGGGCGCACCAATTCGGGATTCGTTTCGATGGATATTTCAGGTTCGAGCCCGCCGGGTGCCGGAAAACGCTCGCGCAGGCGGCCGACTAGACCGGCGATCGTTTCCGCGTCGTAGGCGTTGGGCGTGCCGCCGCCCAGAAAGATCGTCCCCGCGGTCGCGACCGGTTCCCGCTCGATCTCGGCGAAGAGCGCGGCGAGATACGCGCTGGCCGCACTCCGCCGCATCGGCCACTTTGCGAAATCGCAGTACGGGCAGATGTACGGGCAGAACGGCAGGTGGACGTAGACTCCGAGGCTCACCGGCCACGCGCTGCGGGTACGCGTATCACGACGCTAGGCTCCTAGGCGATCAACGAAAAGATGCCGAGCGATCCCGGGCCGCCGTGAACCGCCACGGTGGGGCCGGCCTCGATCAGCGTCAGCGAGCGCGGCTCGGCCCCAAGCTTCGCGCGCAGCGCCGTCACTTCGCGCGCGCCGGTCTCGGGCGCGTTGGCATGCCCGACCACAAATCGCACCTTTTCAACGTCGCGCAGTTCGCGCGTGACGATTTCCACCAGCAGTTCCTGCGCCTTCTCGAACGTGCGCGTCTGCGCGGCGCTATCGACGACGCCGTTTTGGATGCGCAACACGGGGTTGACTTTGAGCATTGTACCCAACGCCACCACGGCCTTGTTCACGCGGCCGGTGCGGCCCAGGTACGTAAGATCGGGGGTAATGAAATACCCGTGTTGGGTCGCTCGAGCCGCCTCCAACACCTTCGCGATCTCCGCGGCGCTCTTCCCCGCTTTGGCCAATTCCGATGCGGCCATGGCCTGTAGAAACAATCCGCCGGAGAACGTCTGAGAATCGACCACATGGACCCGGCCGGGGAACTTCGCCGCCGCCGCGACGGCATGTTTGTAGGTTTCCGAGATTTTCTCGGAGATGACCGGAGCCACCACGTCGTTTCCCGCGTCGACGTGCCGCGCGAAGACTTCGGCAAACTCCGCCTCGTCGACCGGCGCGGTATGCGGGAGATCTTTCGCCGCTGCGAGCCGCGAGTAGAACGTTGAACGTTGAATATCGACGCCGTCCCGCAAGCGCTCCTGGCCATACACGATCCACAACGGCACGACCTCGATCCCGTACTGCCGTGCCGACGCGCTCGAAAGATCGGACGAACTGTCCGTAACGATAACTACGCCCATCGAAACACTCTCCTTATTCGTCTTGAGCGACGAAGATGCCGACTGCCCCAGGCCCCCCGTGTGTGGCGATGACTGGGCCCGCTTCCAGCGTTTCCAGCATCCGCGGTTGCACGCCACCAAGTCGCGCAACCAGTTTTTCGACCGCATTGCTCGCGAGTTGCGGTGCGTTCGTGTGGATCACCAAAAAGCGCGCCTTCGAAATATCGGTGACGGCTTTCATGGTGAGGTCCAACATCGTTTCCTGTGCGCGGGCGAACGTGCGCACCTGTGCCTCGGCTACAACCTGGCCGTCTTTGAGACACAGGACCGGAACGATTTTCATCAGGGTGCCCAGGACCGCTTGAGCTTTGCCGATGCGGCCGGTGCGCTGCAGATGCGAGAGATCCGTAAAACAGGCATACAGACGTTGCGTGCGACGCTCGTAATCGAGCGCTTCCAGAATCTGCGCCAGAGTGTGCCCCGTCCGCGCCAATTCGGCCGCCCTCAAGACCATCATGCCGAGGCCCCCGGCCGC harbors:
- a CDS encoding DegV family protein; translated protein: MGVVIVTDSSSDLSSASARQYGIEVVPLWIVYGQERLRDGVDIQRSTFYSRLAAAKDLPHTAPVDEAEFAEVFARHVDAGNDVVAPVISEKISETYKHAVAAAAKFPGRVHVVDSQTFSGGLFLQAMAASELAKAGKSAAEIAKVLEAARATQHGYFITPDLTYLGRTGRVNKAVVALGTMLKVNPVLRIQNGVVDSAAQTRTFEKAQELLVEIVTRELRDVEKVRFVVGHANAPETGAREVTALRAKLGAEPRSLTLIEAGPTVAVHGGPGSLGIFSLIA
- a CDS encoding DegV family protein, whose protein sequence is MAVAIVTDSTSDLDPQRAAAAGVTVVPLFVVFGDTSYKDTVELSRSEFYEKLATERTLPITSQPTAQMFEEAYAPLVAAGDEILCITISSFLSGTINAATAGAQRFPDAKIHIYDSQSAAGGLGMMVLRAAELARTGHTLAQILEALDYERRTQRLYACFTDLSHLQRTGRIGKAQAVLGTLMKIVPVLCLKDGQVVAEAQVRTFARAQETMLDLTMKAVTDISKARFLVIHTNAPQLASNAVEKLVARLGGVQPRMLETLEAGPVIATHGGPGAVGIFVAQDE